One part of the Bdellovibrio bacteriovorus genome encodes these proteins:
- a CDS encoding vitamin K epoxide reductase/DsbA family protein, with product MKNTVSKSKFLLFAMIATLIGVGVHIYLTLHYYDIKFGLSAGDSMCNINEVLNCDAVTASRFSAFLGVPIALWGVMTNLVLLYFLGVSRFNLVQDPDRTSRYALLLSGVTVLASVVMAVISVTAMSNLCIFCITAYVLSIIGFIFTWMGAEDVSAENISNDIKDIFTSERWVAGFLLAIPAFAFLANIMYLESHGLSDVEKMAKEKVAYWQVAPQQNFDLTKGLSMQKGTDEPVMTIVEFADFRCGHCKHAAAPLHNFTKNHPDVRLIYKPFPLDGTCNEAMKNGGGDGISCGLAFATLCSEKIAQKGWVAHDYIFENQEEITRMMNLDKNLESIATATGIQLEELKTCVKGTEIPEIVRNTAKEGEVAQIRGTPAIFVNGKLLDGGQLIPVLEAAYKTLKK from the coding sequence ATGAAAAACACAGTCAGCAAATCCAAGTTCCTGCTTTTCGCCATGATTGCCACCCTGATCGGCGTGGGCGTTCATATCTATTTGACCCTGCACTATTATGACATCAAGTTCGGCCTGTCTGCCGGCGATTCCATGTGCAATATCAACGAAGTGCTGAACTGTGACGCTGTGACCGCCAGCAGATTCTCTGCTTTCCTGGGTGTGCCAATCGCTCTTTGGGGCGTGATGACCAATCTGGTTCTGCTGTATTTCCTGGGCGTCAGCCGCTTCAATCTTGTTCAGGATCCGGATCGCACCTCCCGCTACGCTTTGTTGCTTTCCGGGGTGACGGTGCTGGCTTCCGTTGTGATGGCGGTGATCTCTGTCACGGCGATGAGCAATCTTTGCATCTTCTGCATCACGGCTTACGTTCTTTCAATCATCGGCTTCATCTTTACCTGGATGGGGGCTGAAGATGTGTCTGCTGAAAATATCAGCAATGACATCAAAGACATCTTCACCTCCGAACGCTGGGTTGCCGGCTTCCTTTTGGCGATTCCGGCTTTTGCATTCCTTGCAAATATTATGTATCTGGAAAGCCATGGTCTTTCCGATGTTGAAAAGATGGCCAAAGAAAAAGTGGCTTACTGGCAAGTGGCTCCCCAGCAGAACTTTGACCTGACAAAGGGTCTGAGCATGCAAAAAGGAACTGACGAACCCGTGATGACCATCGTGGAGTTTGCTGACTTCCGCTGCGGTCATTGCAAGCATGCAGCCGCTCCTTTGCACAACTTCACCAAAAACCACCCGGATGTGCGCTTGATCTACAAACCATTCCCTTTGGATGGCACGTGCAATGAAGCCATGAAAAACGGCGGCGGCGATGGCATCTCTTGCGGTCTGGCCTTTGCGACTTTGTGCTCTGAAAAAATCGCACAAAAAGGCTGGGTGGCGCACGACTATATCTTCGAGAATCAGGAAGAAATCACGCGCATGATGAACCTGGACAAGAACCTTGAATCTATCGCGACAGCGACTGGCATCCAGTTGGAAGAACTGAAAACCTGCGTGAAAGGCACCGAGATCCCGGAAATCGTGCGCAACACGGCCAAAGAAGGCGAAGTGGCGCAGATCCGCGGAACACCGGCGATCTTTGTGAATGGCAAACTGCTGGACGGCGGTCAGCTGATCCCGGTCCTTGAAGCTGCTTATAAAACATTGAAAAAGTAA
- a CDS encoding ChaN family lipoprotein: MNDLQKWIRIRKDLYLQMEKQVRHRLGRDTPELMRYQKVYEKEFAKKWTASTKEALWEQMSHSQVVMVGDFHALHQSQKAQARILRHIPKDRKTILAVEFLEAADQEKIDRFMSGKMSERDFLKSVQWQTKWGFPWEYYRPLLRWAQKNKVAVRGINRSYKKRNATTLKSRDVFAGKKIAELVKAHPDHLVFVIYGDLHLAADHIPAEIVRILGAPFAKRILRIFQNSEKIYFQLLNRELESTTDLVRLSQNIFCLMSVPPWVKWQNYLMYLEQTYDLGLHDDEEDDDEDLLDYTDHVGRYVKIISEELGLTVSTSNLSVYTARDSSFWSQVREHYDPKKLRWIEMMIADENSFYLPEISAAYLARGTVNHAASLAMHFVHAQVSGEKQIPMDVPSDFLRLIWKEAVAYFGSKIINHKRKTDTIADIKASLAARGPSDLGKEALQLALAQKMHELMVITGVPGHRLQARPRKKWSYVLAASLLGGMMGERLFGGYQKKLIKAATLATFLKKPLGNPHFDVVYYEALEVIESLPAPFLSKKEKL, from the coding sequence TTGAACGACCTACAAAAATGGATACGTATTCGCAAAGACCTGTATCTGCAGATGGAAAAGCAGGTGCGGCATCGACTGGGCCGGGACACGCCCGAATTGATGCGCTATCAAAAGGTCTATGAAAAGGAGTTCGCCAAGAAATGGACGGCCTCCACCAAGGAAGCTCTGTGGGAGCAGATGAGCCATTCCCAGGTCGTTATGGTCGGGGACTTCCACGCCCTTCATCAGTCGCAAAAGGCCCAGGCGCGCATCCTTCGTCATATCCCCAAAGACCGCAAAACCATTCTGGCGGTGGAGTTTCTCGAGGCCGCAGATCAGGAAAAAATCGACCGCTTTATGTCGGGGAAGATGTCCGAGCGTGATTTTCTTAAGTCAGTGCAATGGCAGACCAAGTGGGGATTCCCATGGGAATACTATCGTCCGCTGTTGCGCTGGGCGCAAAAAAACAAGGTGGCGGTCCGCGGAATCAATCGCAGTTATAAAAAACGCAATGCCACCACTTTAAAGTCCCGGGATGTCTTTGCGGGCAAAAAAATTGCGGAACTGGTGAAAGCTCACCCTGATCATTTGGTTTTCGTTATTTATGGGGATTTACATCTGGCTGCGGATCATATCCCTGCCGAGATCGTGCGTATTTTGGGGGCGCCGTTTGCCAAGCGTATTTTGCGTATTTTCCAGAACTCCGAGAAAATCTATTTCCAGTTGCTGAACCGGGAGCTTGAATCCACTACGGACCTGGTACGTCTTTCTCAGAATATTTTTTGTCTGATGAGTGTTCCGCCGTGGGTGAAGTGGCAAAACTATTTGATGTATCTGGAGCAGACCTATGATCTGGGACTGCACGACGACGAAGAAGATGATGATGAGGATCTGCTGGACTATACGGATCACGTCGGCCGTTACGTGAAGATCATTTCAGAAGAGCTGGGGTTGACGGTTTCAACTTCAAACTTGTCTGTCTACACGGCCCGTGACAGTTCTTTCTGGAGTCAGGTGCGTGAGCATTATGACCCCAAAAAATTGCGCTGGATCGAAATGATGATTGCCGATGAAAACTCCTTCTATCTGCCGGAAATCAGTGCGGCCTATCTGGCGCGGGGAACGGTGAATCACGCGGCCTCTCTGGCAATGCATTTTGTGCATGCTCAAGTCAGCGGTGAAAAACAGATCCCGATGGATGTTCCCAGTGATTTTCTGCGTCTGATTTGGAAAGAGGCCGTGGCCTATTTTGGCTCTAAAATCATCAACCACAAACGCAAGACTGACACAATTGCAGACATCAAGGCCAGCCTGGCGGCTCGTGGTCCGTCGGATTTGGGGAAAGAGGCCTTGCAGTTGGCGCTTGCGCAGAAGATGCATGAGCTGATGGTCATCACCGGAGTTCCTGGCCATCGCCTGCAGGCGCGTCCGCGTAAAAAGTGGAGCTATGTTCTGGCAGCATCTTTGTTGGGTGGGATGATGGGGGAGCGCCTGTTCGGCGGATATCAAAAAAAGCTGATTAAGGCTGCCACTTTGGCCACCTTCCTGAAAAAGCCATTAGGAAATCCGCATTTTGATGTGGTTTACTATGAAGCGCTGGAGGTGATTGAATCCCTGCCGGCACCATTCCTGAGCAAAAAGGAAAAGTTATGA
- the trmD gene encoding tRNA (guanosine(37)-N1)-methyltransferase TrmD, producing the protein MLKIDVITLFPEMIQGAVSHGVLGQALKGDLLSVQAHTPREFATDKHRTVDDRPFGGGDGMIMLSETLEKSLQKVQHKNSKIIYLSPQGSVLTDDKARELSQAEHLVLVCGRYGGIDQRIINSYVDEEISIGDYVLSGGELGALVVIDALSRFIPGVLGHADSADKDSFSEGLLEHPNFTRPREYLGQDVPEVLLSGNHKLIADWKKKVSALVTLKKRPDLFIIYLAEEREKYRALKKKKTAEPLKELFKFWQQLSPQDREVLGLEDLNEESFNG; encoded by the coding sequence ATGCTTAAAATCGATGTGATCACTCTTTTTCCTGAGATGATCCAGGGCGCGGTTTCTCACGGCGTCCTGGGGCAGGCATTAAAGGGTGATCTTTTGTCGGTGCAGGCGCACACTCCGCGCGAATTTGCCACCGACAAGCACCGCACGGTCGATGATCGCCCCTTTGGCGGTGGTGACGGCATGATCATGCTGTCTGAGACTCTCGAAAAGTCCCTTCAAAAAGTGCAACATAAGAATTCCAAAATCATCTATTTGTCTCCGCAGGGCTCGGTGCTTACGGATGACAAAGCCCGGGAGTTGTCCCAGGCGGAACATCTGGTTCTGGTCTGTGGTCGCTATGGCGGCATCGATCAGCGAATCATCAACAGCTATGTCGATGAAGAGATTTCGATCGGGGATTATGTGCTTTCGGGCGGGGAGCTGGGAGCCCTGGTGGTGATCGATGCACTTTCTCGCTTCATTCCTGGTGTTCTGGGGCATGCGGATTCGGCGGACAAAGACAGTTTCTCTGAAGGGCTGCTGGAGCATCCCAATTTCACCCGTCCTCGCGAGTACTTAGGACAGGATGTTCCCGAAGTTCTTTTGAGCGGCAATCACAAGCTGATCGCGGACTGGAAAAAGAAAGTGTCAGCGCTGGTGACCCTGAAAAAACGCCCGGATCTGTTCATAATCTATCTGGCGGAAGAACGGGAAAAGTACCGCGCTTTGAAAAAGAAAAAAACCGCAGAGCCCCTGAAGGAGCTCTTTAAGTTCTGGCAGCAACTATCCCCTCAGGATCGCGAAGTTTTGGGTCTTGAGGATTTGAATGAGGAAAGCTTCAATGGCTGA
- a CDS encoding ribonuclease HII, whose amino-acid sequence MAKKEKIEFPKIEWRDYSPTPIIGVDEVGRGCLAGPVYAAAVIFKSDALNDLVTDSKLLSEKRREELADLILKEHIVGIGSASVEEIDEINILNASLLAMKRAVEKLGVKKGHVLVDGNKKIPNLKGFEQSTIVKGDLRVAPISAASIVAKVTRDRLMKDLGAMYPLYGFEVHKGYSTPIHKQSIVDHGPCIAHRRSFAGVKEYV is encoded by the coding sequence ATGGCGAAAAAAGAAAAAATCGAGTTCCCGAAAATTGAATGGCGCGACTATTCACCGACTCCGATCATTGGTGTGGATGAAGTGGGGCGTGGCTGTTTGGCGGGGCCGGTGTATGCGGCGGCTGTGATTTTCAAGTCCGATGCCCTGAATGATCTGGTGACTGATTCAAAACTTCTGTCCGAAAAACGCCGTGAAGAACTGGCGGATCTTATTTTAAAAGAGCACATTGTTGGTATCGGTTCTGCTTCCGTGGAAGAGATCGACGAAATCAACATTCTCAATGCCTCACTGCTGGCAATGAAGCGCGCGGTGGAAAAATTGGGAGTGAAGAAAGGCCACGTCCTGGTGGACGGCAACAAAAAGATTCCGAATCTGAAGGGCTTTGAGCAAAGCACCATCGTGAAAGGTGACTTGCGAGTGGCGCCGATTTCGGCGGCATCGATTGTTGCGAAAGTGACCCGTGATCGTCTGATGAAAGATCTGGGGGCAATGTATCCGCTTTATGGATTCGAAGTGCACAAAGGCTATTCCACGCCAATTCACAAACAAAGCATCGTCGATCACGGCCCGTGCATCGCGCACCGCCGATCCTTCGCCGGCGTCAAAGAGTACGTTTAA
- a CDS encoding KH domain-containing protein, whose product MDSLKDLVEFMAKSLVDKPENVEVDEIPGQQTTLLALKVDKEDLGKVIGKQGKTAAAMRTIIRAAGTKLNKRYHLDIVE is encoded by the coding sequence ATGGATAGCTTGAAAGACCTCGTTGAGTTCATGGCGAAGTCCCTGGTGGACAAACCTGAAAATGTCGAAGTTGATGAAATCCCTGGTCAGCAAACCACACTTCTTGCTTTGAAGGTTGATAAAGAAGACCTTGGTAAAGTGATTGGTAAGCAAGGTAAAACTGCTGCTGCAATGAGAACTATCATCCGCGCAGCTGGTACTAAGCTTAACAAACGTTATCACTTGGATATCGTAGAGTAG
- a CDS encoding STAS domain-containing protein: MEVKLVLDGDITVVSLSGRIEIEKTQSFKKACLQNFSDRKVVFCMKNLHFVGSSGIQSFFGVLNELNAGSRMNVKIAGLTPDFQRLFSFSECASLEVHESIEGALQSF; encoded by the coding sequence ATGGAAGTCAAACTCGTGCTCGATGGTGACATCACCGTTGTGTCTTTGAGCGGTCGCATTGAAATCGAAAAAACTCAGTCCTTTAAAAAAGCCTGCCTGCAGAATTTTTCCGACCGCAAAGTCGTATTTTGCATGAAAAACCTGCATTTTGTCGGTTCTTCCGGGATCCAGTCTTTCTTTGGTGTTTTGAATGAATTGAATGCGGGGAGCCGCATGAATGTGAAGATCGCGGGTTTGACCCCGGACTTCCAGCGCCTATTCTCATTCTCTGAGTGTGCCAGCCTGGAAGTGCACGAAAGTATCGAAGGGGCCCTGCAAAGCTTTTAA
- the rplS gene encoding 50S ribosomal protein L19, translated as MAKETNLVRRVSVKAANKNIQSFNSGDTVNVFVKVKEGEKERVQLYKGIVTKIQGSGAAKSFTVRKMSAGVGVERTFPFASPALDKVEIVNMGKVRRSKLYYLRDLKGKAAKIESELVSSKAE; from the coding sequence ATGGCTAAAGAAACAAACCTCGTTCGTCGCGTTAGTGTTAAAGCTGCTAACAAAAACATCCAATCCTTCAACTCTGGTGACACTGTTAACGTATTCGTTAAAGTTAAAGAGGGTGAGAAAGAGCGTGTTCAGCTTTACAAAGGTATCGTAACTAAGATCCAAGGATCTGGTGCTGCGAAGTCTTTCACAGTTCGTAAAATGTCCGCTGGTGTTGGCGTGGAAAGAACTTTCCCGTTCGCATCTCCAGCTTTGGATAAAGTTGAGATCGTAAACATGGGTAAAGTACGTCGTTCTAAACTGTACTACCTGCGTGATCTTAAAGGTAAAGCAGCTAAGATTGAATCTGAGCTGGTTTCCTCCAAAGCAGAATAG
- a CDS encoding LPS-assembly protein LptD encodes MSSSFALGAEPMAKIHDMLINADSMYRDTEKEIVELEGNIQIVYKGQHIKADKAITSLRSRQVELYGNVEIMDAKNTIVGDQVFLDYENNTGMIYNGSVQSGPIMFSGDVLQKTGESEFVVSSADYTACTNCPASWSFSGTTVRAELGGYAYIKNAVLRFGHVPVFWMPYLIVPLKSDRQSGLLTPTFEVSDKGGFAISQPYFWAISRSTDATIEVKDYAKRGLKGLVEYRYMLNETSSGTMNFGTIFDQAFAQDDRLNLYRPATEKGDPLERWFLRYDHYYDMPDGIIHRAQLNLASDLQYPKDFPTETLNHGDSAMENRMSFTKNTLDQHYSVDSSYYVNMLHGNPQEGNEDAVHRIPELRFSQTQENIGETNFIYSLNLTYVNFTRAGQAYDDMTEQTINGSKIRFPTNTCNDPRWEDNPNCRRVYDGSYDPGLDQIRTGQRLDFMPALYYPLKFGDGLDVIPAVSYRETHYGFNIDEDQYLARRYIRTEIGARTNLSRIYGDTVNSKATRYKHEIIPEVTYTRLPWVSQDDNPFFGTGSISDAPYTARDSITDLDIASDYGVQFDYYDRVYDRNLVTLALINKITEKRWIGERPEYRQVGYLKLAQSYDGTQENKVGVKEPWSDLTATLDVRLDRFQTYSIFNYFPYQNVTNASSRVRLLNDMGQFFQVQLTRQYKISPGQAVNTSDRQEDYTFSAGFTSRFINLMGKFVYDANWAESTTRDQVKSWAYIAQFKPPGDCMMITFIHDQVTGGDTNFKLNFEFTFDGNPKPALPPEALDSYGF; translated from the coding sequence ATGTCATCTTCTTTTGCCCTGGGTGCAGAACCCATGGCGAAGATCCATGATATGCTGATCAATGCCGACAGCATGTACCGCGATACCGAAAAAGAAATCGTCGAGCTGGAAGGCAATATCCAGATCGTCTACAAAGGCCAGCACATCAAAGCTGACAAAGCCATCACCTCCCTGCGCTCCCGCCAGGTGGAGCTGTACGGCAACGTTGAAATCATGGATGCCAAAAACACCATCGTCGGTGATCAGGTGTTCCTGGATTATGAAAACAACACCGGCATGATCTATAACGGTTCAGTGCAATCCGGCCCGATCATGTTCTCGGGGGATGTTTTGCAAAAAACCGGCGAATCCGAATTCGTCGTCAGCTCTGCTGATTACACGGCCTGCACCAACTGTCCGGCTTCGTGGAGTTTCTCCGGCACAACGGTGCGCGCCGAACTGGGTGGATACGCTTACATCAAAAATGCCGTTCTGCGCTTTGGCCACGTTCCGGTTTTCTGGATGCCTTATCTGATTGTTCCGCTGAAGAGTGATCGCCAATCCGGTTTACTGACACCGACCTTTGAAGTTTCCGACAAAGGGGGCTTCGCGATTTCCCAACCGTACTTCTGGGCGATTTCACGCAGCACCGATGCGACCATCGAAGTGAAAGACTACGCAAAGCGGGGTCTTAAAGGTTTGGTTGAGTATCGCTACATGCTGAATGAGACCTCCAGCGGAACCATGAATTTCGGAACGATCTTCGACCAGGCGTTCGCGCAGGATGATCGTTTGAATCTGTACCGCCCGGCCACGGAAAAAGGCGACCCTCTGGAACGCTGGTTCCTGCGTTATGATCACTACTATGACATGCCCGATGGCATCATCCACCGTGCCCAATTAAATCTGGCCAGCGACCTTCAATATCCGAAGGACTTCCCGACGGAGACCCTGAACCACGGGGACTCGGCGATGGAAAACCGCATGTCCTTCACCAAGAACACTCTGGATCAGCACTACAGTGTGGATTCATCGTACTATGTGAACATGCTGCACGGGAATCCGCAGGAAGGAAACGAAGACGCCGTTCACCGCATTCCGGAACTGCGCTTTTCGCAAACTCAGGAAAATATTGGCGAGACCAATTTCATTTATTCATTGAATCTGACCTATGTGAATTTCACCCGCGCCGGTCAGGCTTATGATGACATGACCGAGCAGACTATTAACGGAAGCAAAATTCGCTTCCCGACAAACACCTGCAACGACCCGCGCTGGGAAGACAATCCCAACTGCCGCCGCGTGTACGATGGCTCTTACGATCCGGGTCTGGATCAGATCCGCACTGGTCAGCGCCTGGATTTTATGCCGGCATTGTACTACCCGCTCAAATTCGGCGATGGCCTGGATGTGATTCCGGCAGTCAGCTATCGTGAAACACACTACGGCTTCAATATCGACGAAGACCAGTATCTGGCACGTCGCTATATCCGCACAGAAATCGGCGCACGCACAAACCTGAGCCGCATCTATGGCGACACTGTCAACTCCAAGGCCACCCGCTATAAACACGAAATCATCCCGGAAGTGACCTACACGCGCCTGCCGTGGGTTTCTCAGGATGACAATCCATTCTTCGGGACCGGGTCCATTTCCGATGCGCCCTATACGGCTCGTGACAGTATCACAGACCTTGATATCGCCAGTGACTATGGGGTGCAGTTTGACTATTACGATCGCGTCTATGACAGAAATCTGGTGACGTTGGCTCTGATCAACAAAATCACCGAAAAGCGCTGGATTGGTGAACGCCCTGAATACCGCCAGGTCGGCTATCTGAAACTGGCACAATCCTATGACGGCACCCAGGAAAACAAAGTCGGCGTGAAAGAACCCTGGTCTGATCTGACCGCCACACTGGATGTGCGCCTGGATCGCTTTCAGACTTACTCCATCTTCAATTACTTCCCCTATCAGAACGTGACCAATGCGTCTTCGCGTGTGCGCTTGCTGAACGATATGGGGCAGTTCTTCCAAGTGCAGCTAACCCGTCAATATAAAATCTCTCCGGGACAAGCCGTGAATACCAGTGATCGCCAGGAAGATTATACTTTCTCGGCGGGCTTTACTTCCAGATTCATCAACCTGATGGGTAAGTTCGTGTATGATGCCAACTGGGCTGAATCCACCACGCGTGACCAGGTGAAATCCTGGGCGTACATTGCGCAATTCAAGCCGCCGGGCGATTGTATGATGATCACCTTCATTCACGATCAGGTAACCGGTGGGGATACGAATTTCAAATTGAATTTCGAATTCACATTCGACGGAAATCCAAAACCGGCACTGCCGCCGGAAGCTTTGGATTCATACGGATTCTAA
- the rpsP gene encoding 30S ribosomal protein S16, translated as MAVVIRLARMGAKHEPKYRVTVADSRRYVTGKFLDILGTYIPSPKGNDKKIELDLAKVEEWIKKGAQPTDRVKHVIKLAQAK; from the coding sequence ATGGCAGTTGTAATTCGTTTGGCTCGTATGGGCGCTAAGCATGAACCTAAATACCGCGTTACTGTAGCGGATTCCCGTCGTTATGTGACTGGTAAATTCCTTGATATTCTTGGAACTTACATTCCATCTCCAAAAGGTAACGACAAAAAGATTGAGCTTGATCTGGCTAAAGTTGAAGAGTGGATCAAAAAAGGTGCTCAACCTACAGATCGCGTAAAACACGTGATCAAATTGGCTCAAGCTAAATAA
- the ffh gene encoding signal recognition particle protein produces MFENLSDKIMTSLKKVRGQHKISEANIEEVIKEIRLSLLEADVNFKVVKTFIDKVKEKALGQEVLTNVNPGQMFVKIVHDELVNVLGGGAVDINVRENPSVIFMVGLQGAGKTTSAAKLSLYIRQKLNKKPGLVPADIYRPAAIDQLQVLGKQNNIPTFPTQVGMKPEEILEKAKQWARDNMVEVVIVDTAGRLQIDEDLMGELGRLKEIWTPQEILLVADAMLGQQSVNVAEGFHKRLNLTGLVLTKVDGDARGGAALSIREVTGIPIKFLGVGEKVTALEVFHPDRLAGRILDMGDVLSLVEKAQEVIDEKSARDSAKKLMKNEFTLEDFLTQIQQLKKMGGFESILKFLPGMGELSKQLKNMTPPDAEMKKIEAIIRSMTYQERHNHKILNASRRQRIAKGSGTQVQDVNKLIKQFEDAKKMMGGMMKMGMGRGGMKFPF; encoded by the coding sequence ATGTTTGAGAATTTATCAGATAAAATCATGACAAGCCTTAAAAAGGTCCGCGGTCAGCACAAGATCAGCGAAGCCAATATTGAGGAAGTGATCAAGGAAATCCGTCTGAGCCTTCTTGAAGCCGACGTGAACTTCAAAGTGGTGAAAACCTTTATCGACAAGGTGAAGGAAAAAGCCCTGGGTCAGGAAGTTCTGACCAACGTCAATCCCGGCCAGATGTTCGTAAAGATCGTCCATGACGAACTGGTGAACGTTCTTGGCGGCGGTGCGGTTGATATTAATGTCCGTGAAAATCCCAGCGTGATCTTTATGGTGGGCTTGCAGGGGGCGGGTAAAACCACTTCTGCAGCGAAACTGTCTCTGTATATCCGTCAGAAGCTGAATAAAAAACCGGGTTTGGTTCCCGCCGACATCTATCGTCCGGCGGCGATCGACCAGTTGCAGGTTCTGGGTAAGCAAAACAACATCCCGACTTTCCCGACCCAAGTGGGCATGAAGCCGGAAGAAATTCTGGAAAAAGCAAAACAATGGGCCCGCGACAATATGGTCGAGGTGGTCATCGTCGATACAGCAGGACGCCTGCAGATCGATGAAGACTTGATGGGTGAGCTGGGGCGTTTGAAAGAGATCTGGACTCCACAGGAAATCCTGCTGGTGGCCGACGCGATGCTGGGTCAGCAGTCCGTGAACGTGGCTGAGGGGTTCCATAAGCGCCTGAATCTGACGGGCCTGGTTCTGACCAAGGTGGACGGGGATGCGCGCGGTGGTGCGGCCTTGTCGATCCGTGAAGTGACCGGCATTCCAATCAAGTTCCTGGGGGTTGGTGAAAAAGTCACCGCTCTGGAAGTCTTCCACCCGGACCGTCTGGCCGGCCGTATCCTGGATATGGGCGACGTGCTGTCGCTGGTTGAAAAAGCCCAGGAAGTCATTGATGAAAAGTCTGCGCGTGATTCCGCCAAGAAACTCATGAAGAATGAGTTCACTCTGGAGGATTTCCTGACTCAGATTCAGCAGCTCAAGAAAATGGGCGGCTTTGAAAGTATTTTGAAATTTTTACCGGGCATGGGGGAGCTCAGCAAACAGCTGAAGAATATGACCCCTCCGGATGCAGAAATGAAAAAGATTGAAGCGATCATTCGCTCCATGACCTATCAGGAACGTCATAACCATAAGATTTTAAACGCTTCGCGTCGTCAAAGGATTGCGAAGGGGAGCGGGACTCAAGTTCAGGACGTGAACAAGCTTATAAAGCAGTTTGAGGATGCAAAAAAGATGATGGGCGGTATGATGAAAATGGGTATGGGCCGGGGCGGAATGAAGTTTCCATTTTAG
- the rimM gene encoding ribosome maturation factor RimM (Essential for efficient processing of 16S rRNA) has translation MKLVGKIREAHGLKGDLYVLVFSGEIAWAKRMKTFGLKAKDSDEIKTFTVERTKPFKKGLIVKAAEVADRTAAEGLEHMEFFIDDELMVSKPGETIFLSEIKNFKLKNPEQTVLGEIVGFSSNGVQDLLVVETADGKTAEIPFVDAFIKKIDFKHQAVVMDLPEGLLDIENA, from the coding sequence ATGAAATTGGTTGGAAAAATCCGCGAAGCTCACGGCCTTAAAGGAGACCTTTATGTTCTGGTCTTCTCTGGTGAAATTGCCTGGGCAAAACGTATGAAAACCTTCGGCCTTAAGGCGAAGGATTCAGACGAAATCAAAACTTTCACAGTGGAACGCACCAAGCCCTTCAAGAAAGGTCTGATCGTGAAAGCTGCTGAAGTGGCTGACCGTACAGCGGCCGAAGGTCTGGAGCACATGGAATTCTTCATCGACGATGAGCTGATGGTGTCCAAGCCGGGCGAAACCATCTTCCTGTCCGAGATTAAAAACTTCAAGTTGAAGAATCCAGAACAGACAGTACTGGGTGAAATCGTTGGTTTTTCCTCCAACGGTGTTCAGGATCTGCTGGTGGTTGAAACGGCTGACGGCAAGACCGCTGAAATCCCGTTCGTGGATGCTTTCATCAAAAAAATCGATTTCAAACATCAGGCTGTCGTGATGGATTTGCCTGAAGGGCTTCTTGATATCGAAAATGCTTAA
- a CDS encoding RNA methyltransferase — MRKASMAEETPYVPRLAIGLVHYPVRDSKQKTVATNITNFDIHDIARAATVFGVEKYYIIHPMKEQLMFVDRVLDHWRTGQGSKFNPMRKTALGNVKAVESVEKAFEDWNVPEALTIATTARTEWAKHKYSFAELRNEMHVAKKPVFMLFGTGFGLTEDLIRSSSGVLESIRGAPPKDYRHLSVRSAVSICLDRVMGPW, encoded by the coding sequence ATGAGGAAAGCTTCAATGGCTGAAGAAACACCTTACGTGCCCCGTCTGGCAATTGGACTGGTTCATTATCCGGTCCGCGACAGCAAACAAAAGACGGTGGCCACCAACATCACCAATTTTGATATTCATGACATCGCCCGGGCGGCGACCGTTTTCGGAGTGGAAAAATATTACATTATCCATCCCATGAAAGAGCAGCTCATGTTTGTGGACCGCGTGCTGGATCACTGGCGCACCGGTCAGGGGTCGAAGTTCAACCCCATGAGAAAGACCGCCCTGGGGAACGTAAAAGCCGTTGAGAGCGTTGAAAAGGCCTTTGAGGACTGGAATGTCCCGGAGGCGCTGACGATCGCGACAACGGCCCGTACGGAGTGGGCAAAGCACAAGTACTCGTTTGCCGAGCTGCGCAATGAAATGCATGTGGCCAAAAAGCCAGTTTTTATGCTATTTGGTACGGGCTTCGGTCTGACGGAAGACCTCATCAGATCCTCTTCAGGGGTTCTGGAGAGCATTAGGGGTGCTCCCCCCAAAGATTATCGGCATCTTTCAGTAAGATCTGCCGTAAGTATCTGTCTTGACCGTGTCATGGGTCCATGGTAG